The Brassica oleracea var. oleracea cultivar TO1000 chromosome C6, BOL, whole genome shotgun sequence genome includes a region encoding these proteins:
- the LOC106298572 gene encoding phenolic glucoside malonyltransferase 2-like, with translation MTIVVVEVTRVIPAADSVLNSPNSLKIPLTFFDLPWLRFNPVKRVFFYRLNESTRENFHSFILPKLKLSLSLVLASYLPLSGRITWDPNDPAPSIVVSPNDAVSLTVAESEADFSFLSGYGQRPVTELHTLAPELTFSDDSASVYSLQITLFPDHGFSIGFAAHHSVLDGKTATMFVKAWAHLCKQHLEEENKVNSLLPENLTPSLDRSWLTGLTGLNEKMVEVVTTMKGRSLGPIPAKELEDEVVLSTLVLSRDDVERLRERIKSQSPSQYLRLHVSTFVIAYAYVWTCLVKARGGNMERYVTFLFMGDFRERLDPPLPATYLGNCVFPAGSYKRKAAEFGEERGFLTAVEILSELVKGLSSRKIETILEEFRAIFSCKGESSQFGTVAGSTRLGVYESDFGWGRPVKSDVISIEGERISMGERRDGSGGVEIGVCLKKTEMDKVIALFNNGLQN, from the coding sequence ATGACAATAGTCGTTGTTGAGGTCACCCGAGTCATCCCCGCCGCTGACTCGGTCCTAAACTCGCCCAACTCGCTCAAAATCCCGTTGACTTTCTTCGATCTACCATGGCTACGATTCAACCCAGTCAAGCGAGTCTTCTTCTACAGGCTCAACGAGTCAACTCGTGAGAATTTCCACTCCTTCATCCTCCCCAAGCTCAAACTCTCCCTTTCCCTCGTCCTCGCCAGCTACCTCCCTCTCTCCGGCCGCATCACCTGGGACCCAAACGACCCCGCACCGAGCATCGTCGTCTCTCCAAACGACGCCGTGTCGTTGACCGTCGCCGAGAGCGAAGCTGATTTTTCCTTTCTTTCCGGCTATGGTCAACGTCCAGTCACCGAGTTACACACCTTGGCACCCGAGTTAACCTTTTCCGATGACTCAGCATCGGTTTATTCTCTGCAGATCACGTTGTTCCCTGACCACGGATTCTCCATCGGCTTCGCAGCACACCACTCCGTTTTGGACGGAAAAACGGCAACCATGTTCGTTAAAGCTTGGGCCCACTTGTGCAAACAACACTTAGAAGAAGAGAACAAAGTCAACTCTCTTCTTCCGGAGAATCTAACTCCGTCTCTTGACCGGTCGTGGCTCACCGGTCTAACCGGACTCAACGAGAAGATGGTCGAGGTTGTTACAACTATGAAAGGGAGAAGCCTGGGTCCGATTCCCGCCAAGGAACTCGAAGACGAAGTCGTTCTATCCACGCTCGTGCTGTCTCGCGATGACGTGGAGAGACTCCGGGAGAGAATCAAGAGCCAATCACCGAGTCAATACCTTAGGCTCCACGTGTCTACTTTTGTCATCGCGTACGCCTACGTGTGGACCTGCCTTGTGAAGGCGCGTGGAGGAAACATGGAGAGGTACGTGACTTTCTTGTTTATGGGAGACTTCAGAGAGCGGTTGGATCCGCCGCTTCCAGCGACCTACTTGGGGAACTGCGTGTTTCCGGCGGGTAGCTACAAACGCAAGGCGGCGGAATTTGGGGAGGAGAGAGGGTTTTTGACGGCGGTGGAGATCCTCAGTGAACTGGTGAAAGGCTTGAGTTCGCGGAAGATAGAAACGATTCTGGAGGAGTTTAGGGCTATATTCAGTTGCAAGGGCGAGAGCTCACAGTTCGGGACGGTAGCTGGATCGACCCGGTTGGGAGTATACGAGTCGGATTTCGGGTGGGGAAGACCGGTTAAGAGTGATGTTATCTCTATCGAAGGAGAGAGAATCTCAATGGGAGAGAGACGTGACGGATCAGGTGGCGTCGAGATTGGAGTGTGTCTGAAGAAGACTGAAATGGACAAGGTCATTGCTTTGTTCAACAATGGTTTACAAAACTAA